Below is a genomic region from Flavobacterium ginsengisoli.
ATTGGCACGTAATCCGCCATTTAAACTACTAGTATTGGTAAAATTAATCTGTGTGTACCACATTCCAGCGCCAATTAGCGAAGTGTTTGCTGAACCAAAATATAATTCTCGGTTAACATTATAAACCCCACTCGGAAGAAATATTTTTTTTCCGCCATTTGCATCAATAAAAGTCTGAAGATCACTTCCGTTTCCTGAATAAGTTACGGCACCTGCAGGAGCTGTAACAGCTGTTGGCACTGGTTCCATTTCTGCAAAGTCAATATGAACATTACCAGATTCTCTCACCAATTTTAATGTTCCGTTTACAGCAATTTTAGCAGGAAGTTTATAACGAACTTCATCAAAACGCATTCTTGGGTTTTGATTCGTAATTCCGTTATTGTTCGGATTTCCGTTGCTCCACAAATATTCCCAAGACCAAGTTGAAGTCAAAGTAAGCGTTGTAAGCTTTGTGTTGCCATTATAAACCCCGATAGTTCCAGATTGCCCGTCAGGAACACTATAACGAATTACTAATCCATCGGCAGCTTCACTTAGCGTCCATTGAACGGTCGCGTTTGTGGCAGACATATTCACACACTGCTGATCTGAAGCTTCTGACTGAAGATCGGCCTGATTGTATGATTTTGCAGTAACTAAAGCACCATTAGACAGTTGGCCTAAATTTGCTTCGTACCTTTTATAAGGTGCATCATAATAACCGCGCTGGGCATAGGAACCTGAAGCAAAAAGAAGAAAAAAAGCCATAATGTAACATGGTAATATTGGACTCTTCTCAAAAAAATAAAATGTAATTTGTTTCTCATAAGTTTTGGTTTATTAAATAGTTAGTGCCTTACAAAAAGGCCATAACGAAACTATACTTAAAAAAGAAATTAAGGTAAAAATGGATAAAAAATCAAGATCTACAAAACGATTTTTTAATTATAAAAACTTAACAATCAACAAAATACATTTTTTACCAAAATAAAAAATCAAGAATCAATATAGATGCAAATTTGATAATTTAAGGTTCTGAAAATGAGAATATAAAAAAACAATGTTATTTTTTAATCGTATTTTCTCCTAAGAATTTACTTATATATATTTCTCGAGAATCGTCTAATTAAAAAACTTTATTTTTCTCAGTTTGCAAATTCAGCCAAATCTATTTATTACAAAAACAATACATTTTATCCATAAAAAAACCAGTGAATCAACTTCACTGGTTTTCTATTCTTTCGTAAATCATCATCTATTTTAAGATGACTTATAAAACTGAATTTATTTTGTAACGCCAAACATCATGACCAATCTATCATTAAGATAAAAATTAAGCGTTTGATCTGCTACATCAAAACGCAAGTCTTTATTGTTTAAATACGACAACATTTTTTGCTCTGTTTTATTTGCTTCTTCATCAATACATGCCATTCTTGTAGACGCTACTTTATCAAAAGAAATATGATCACCATTAGTTTCATAATTTCCAGAGAAGTTGTTGCAACCTGAATTTCCGCTTACTTTTTTTTCTGCTGGGTTAAACTTAATAGAAGCTTTTCCGTAATCTTGTCCAACATTTTCTAGTGCAATTAGTTTCCAATTGTTTTTTGCAATAAAACTCCAAAGTTGGTCTTGAGTTGGTATAGAAAATTCCATAACGACTTTGTTCTTAGTGTTTTTGAACTGTACTTTATTGTTTTTCTTTGCGATCTTGAACTTTTTGTTGGTGATCGCTGTGCTAAATTCTTTTTCTAATTTCATGCTTTCGTCATCACAAGCCATTAAAGTTCCCATAGGGGAATTGGTCTTAATTTGATTTTTTGAAGAAAGCTTCGTGTATTTTACGTTGAAATTATTGCATCCGTTTTTACCGCTTATTGTTCCCGTTTCATCATTAATGATAATAAATGCTTTTCCGCTGTTTACCTTTTTTCCATTTAACTGAGTTAAAATCATTTTGGTATTAT
It encodes:
- a CDS encoding META domain-containing protein, whose translation is MKRFKCMYVFVVVLLSTFTYGQESLKMFVKESKVPCTGIGPMECLQVKYDNDKEWQLFYDHIEGFNFEKGNRYEILVTKTKRPEPIPADASAYQYKLKSIISKTPVTKENGIYNTKMILTQLNGKKVNSGKAFIIINDETGTISGKNGCNNFNVKYTKLSSKNQIKTNSPMGTLMACDDESMKLEKEFSTAITNKKFKIAKKNNKVQFKNTKNKVVMEFSIPTQDQLWSFIAKNNWKLIALENVGQDYGKASIKFNPAEKKVSGNSGCNNFSGNYETNGDHISFDKVASTRMACIDEEANKTEQKMLSYLNNKDLRFDVADQTLNFYLNDRLVMMFGVTK